From the genome of Clostridium sp. BNL1100, one region includes:
- a CDS encoding cellulase family glycosylhydrolase, giving the protein MKKTIAFLLCFLMIFTALLPMQNANAYDASLIPNLQIPQKNIPNNDAMNFVKGLRLGWNLGNTFDAYNGTNITNELDYETSWSGIKTTKQMIDTIKQKGFNTVRIPVSWHPHVSGSDYKISDAWMNRVQEVVNYCIDNKMYVILNIHHDVDKVKGYFPSSQYLTSSKKYITSVWAQIAARFANYDQHLIFEGMNEPRLVGHANEWWPDLTNSDIIDSINCINQLNQDFVNTVRAAGGKNASRYLMCPGYVASPDGATNDYFRMPNDSGNNNKIIVSVHAYVPWNFAGLAMADGGTNAWNINDSKDQSEVTWFMDNIYNKYTSRGIPAIIGECGAVDKNNLKTRVEYMSYYVAQAKARGILCVLWDNNNFSGTGELFGFFDRRNCQFKFPEIMDGMLKYAFEPQTEPDPVIVYGDYNNDGSVDALDFAGLKKYIMAADHAYVKNLDVNLDNEVNAFDLAILKKFLLGMVSKLPSN; this is encoded by the coding sequence ATGAAAAAAACAATAGCTTTTTTACTGTGTTTTCTAATGATTTTTACAGCATTATTGCCAATGCAAAATGCTAATGCGTATGATGCTTCACTTATTCCGAATCTTCAGATTCCACAAAAGAACATTCCGAATAATGATGCAATGAATTTTGTAAAAGGTTTAAGACTTGGATGGAATCTGGGTAATACATTTGATGCTTATAACGGTACAAATATTACTAATGAATTGGATTATGAAACATCATGGAGCGGTATCAAAACAACTAAGCAGATGATTGATACAATAAAGCAAAAAGGATTCAATACTGTTCGTATTCCTGTATCCTGGCATCCACACGTAAGTGGTTCAGATTACAAAATCAGTGATGCGTGGATGAATCGTGTTCAAGAAGTAGTAAATTATTGTATAGATAATAAAATGTATGTCATTTTAAACATACATCATGACGTTGACAAAGTAAAAGGTTATTTCCCAAGCAGTCAATATTTAACAAGCTCTAAGAAATATATAACTAGTGTCTGGGCACAGATTGCTGCTAGGTTTGCAAACTACGATCAACATCTTATTTTTGAAGGAATGAATGAGCCTCGTCTTGTAGGACATGCTAATGAGTGGTGGCCTGATCTGACAAATTCAGATATTATTGATTCTATTAATTGTATTAATCAACTTAATCAGGATTTCGTTAATACAGTACGTGCAGCAGGTGGAAAAAATGCAAGCAGATATCTAATGTGTCCGGGATATGTTGCATCTCCTGACGGAGCAACAAACGATTACTTCAGAATGCCAAATGATTCAGGTAATAATAATAAAATAATCGTATCGGTACATGCATACGTACCTTGGAATTTTGCAGGGTTGGCAATGGCTGATGGAGGTACAAATGCTTGGAATATAAATGATTCAAAAGATCAAAGTGAAGTTACTTGGTTTATGGATAATATTTACAATAAGTATACAAGCAGGGGTATTCCTGCAATAATCGGTGAATGTGGAGCAGTAGATAAGAACAATCTGAAGACAAGAGTAGAATATATGTCCTATTATGTTGCACAAGCTAAAGCACGTGGTATATTATGCGTATTGTGGGATAACAATAATTTCTCGGGTACTGGAGAATTATTTGGTTTCTTTGATAGAAGAAACTGCCAGTTTAAGTTCCCTGAAATTATGGATGGAATGCTAAAATATGCTTTCGAACCACAAACTGAGCCTGATCCAGTAATTGTATATGGAGACTATAACAACGATGGAAGTGTTGATGCACTTGATTTTGCAGGCTTAAAGAAATATATTATGGCTGCCGACCATGCCTATGTTAAAAATTTGGATGTTAATCTAGACAATGAAGTAAATGCTTTTGACCTTGCAATTTTGAAAAAATTCCTGCTTGGTATGGTAAGTAAGCTTCCAAGCAACTAA
- a CDS encoding MBL fold metallo-hydrolase, giving the protein MCKEVEIICYGVGFGDCIYVKLPNDLQILIDTGHSGAFSKVATKLLNDNKNIDYVFLTHSHGDHIGGINQLFDNEELKIKGIYYWAPAETKISPSNLKKINKLKDISVHKRRMIHCEQLDEDVVERIHGIFDNYVNILYPITCGVHEYNNIDLNANSIVIDILIDSFHFLFMGDATSKNEQLILENGTDLKKTIFWKIGHHASETASSTTFVDAILGDDFKKAVCSCKDSWTYDPDNNEPPSVNKIIEINTKLKAFGEEINFTGKSRTIQDIKLKFKIDGGSVTYVP; this is encoded by the coding sequence ATGTGTAAAGAGGTCGAAATTATATGCTATGGTGTTGGTTTCGGAGACTGCATATATGTTAAGCTCCCAAATGATTTGCAAATATTAATTGACACAGGTCACAGCGGAGCTTTTTCAAAAGTGGCTACTAAACTGCTGAATGATAATAAGAATATTGATTATGTATTTCTGACTCATTCTCATGGAGACCATATAGGCGGAATAAATCAGCTTTTTGATAATGAGGAACTTAAAATAAAGGGAATCTATTATTGGGCTCCTGCTGAAACAAAAATAAGCCCCAGCAATCTTAAAAAAATTAATAAATTAAAGGACATTTCTGTACATAAGCGTAGGATGATTCATTGTGAACAGCTTGACGAGGATGTTGTTGAAAGGATACATGGTATATTTGATAATTATGTAAACATACTCTATCCAATTACATGCGGTGTCCATGAATACAACAATATTGATCTAAATGCTAACTCAATAGTAATAGATATATTGATTGACAGCTTTCATTTTCTGTTCATGGGAGATGCTACAAGTAAAAATGAACAACTGATTCTTGAAAATGGAACTGATTTAAAAAAGACAATTTTTTGGAAAATAGGACACCATGCAAGCGAAACTGCCTCTAGCACCACATTTGTCGATGCAATTTTAGGCGATGATTTTAAAAAGGCGGTATGTTCCTGCAAGGATTCGTGGACATATGACCCGGATAACAATGAGCCTCCAAGTGTAAATAAAATAATTGAGATAAATACAAAGCTAAAGGCCTTTGGCGAAGAGATAAATTTTACGGGTAAAAGCCGTACAATACAAGATATAAAGTTAAAGTTTAAGATTGATGGAGGGAGTGTAACTTATGTGCCCTGA
- a CDS encoding DUF2793 domain-containing protein, translating to MTQKIIIRKGTKSELINYGALELGELGFCTDTKEVYVGDGTLNFLVGAAMKGTLANRPEPSTSGRFYFVISGDDRGTLYYDDGSTWYKINNYSVGELKGTLDDIKDGINYKKVRAEDLTEGHVNKVSDGKNVKTAAEIKEHIDNPEIHRKINDSGFATTDLWSAQKIKTEIFNAIKGLDWQDSVKSLNVRTVPANPQIHDRYIISAEAEGLFSGKEGQIADWNGFSWDFYVPSTGWAVYVEDQNKNYTYNLSNQWVVTGGANQTVEAGKGLVGGGSLDTITIDVGAGNGVEVNEDSVSVKPYHGINVDINGVSVNIDNDSIIFDDENGYTLTIGKIDGGSF from the coding sequence ATGACTCAAAAAATTATTATTAGAAAAGGTACCAAAAGCGAACTGATCAATTATGGTGCATTGGAGCTTGGTGAACTTGGTTTCTGTACGGATACCAAAGAGGTCTATGTAGGTGATGGTACTCTGAATTTTTTAGTGGGCGCTGCAATGAAAGGTACACTTGCTAACCGTCCAGAACCATCAACCAGTGGAAGATTCTATTTTGTGATTTCGGGAGACGACAGAGGCACTCTTTATTATGATGACGGTTCGACATGGTATAAGATTAATAACTATTCTGTTGGGGAACTAAAAGGTACGCTGGATGATATTAAAGACGGTATAAACTATAAAAAAGTCAGGGCTGAGGATCTTACGGAAGGTCATGTGAACAAGGTTTCTGATGGTAAGAATGTAAAAACTGCAGCAGAAATAAAGGAGCACATAGACAATCCTGAAATACACAGAAAAATAAATGATTCAGGGTTTGCTACTACTGACCTTTGGTCTGCTCAAAAAATTAAAACTGAAATTTTTAATGCAATAAAGGGCCTAGACTGGCAGGATAGTGTCAAATCATTAAATGTCAGGACTGTACCTGCGAATCCACAAATTCACGACAGATATATTATTTCTGCTGAAGCAGAAGGGTTATTTAGTGGAAAAGAAGGCCAGATTGCTGATTGGAACGGCTTCTCTTGGGATTTCTATGTACCTTCAACAGGTTGGGCCGTGTATGTAGAAGATCAAAACAAGAATTATACATATAATTTGTCAAACCAATGGGTTGTAACCGGAGGTGCAAACCAGACAGTCGAAGCCGGGAAAGGTCTTGTTGGAGGCGGTTCGCTGGATACTATAACCATTGATGTCGGTGCCGGAAACGGTGTGGAAGTAAATGAAGATTCCGTGTCTGTAAAGCCTTACCATGGAATAAACGTAGACATCAATGGAGTTAGTGTAAATATTGATAATGATTCAATAATATTCGACGATGAAAACGGATATACACTGACAATCGGAAAAATTGACGGTGGATCTTTCTAA
- a CDS encoding DNA-3-methyladenine glycosylase I, which yields MSACLWPGNNPIMKQYHDNEWCRPSYDDSYIFEMLTLEGAQSGLSWSIVLSKREEYKKAFRNFDIRYCSTLSDEELENIKNEYNVIKSPLKLRSVRSNALAVLKIQTEFVSFSDYLWRYVDYRPQINISESDEQIPAKTPMSEEISKDLKKRHFKFVGPVIIYSFMQAIGMVDDHIRSCPYHTINR from the coding sequence ATGAGTGCTTGTTTATGGCCCGGCAATAATCCTATTATGAAACAATATCACGATAACGAATGGTGCAGACCAAGTTATGATGATTCATATATATTTGAAATGCTTACTTTGGAAGGGGCTCAAAGCGGATTATCCTGGAGTATCGTACTATCGAAAAGAGAAGAATATAAAAAAGCTTTTAGGAATTTCGATATCCGGTATTGTTCAACGCTGAGCGATGAAGAACTGGAAAATATCAAAAATGAATATAATGTTATTAAAAGCCCCTTGAAATTAAGGTCTGTCAGAAGCAATGCCTTAGCAGTACTTAAAATACAAACAGAGTTTGTAAGTTTTTCAGATTACCTGTGGCGTTACGTTGATTATCGCCCTCAGATAAATATTTCGGAATCCGATGAACAAATTCCTGCAAAAACTCCCATGTCAGAAGAAATAAGCAAGGATTTGAAGAAGAGACACTTCAAATTTGTTGGTCCTGTTATAATATATTCATTTATGCAGGCAATCGGTATGGTGGATGATCATATAAGATCATGTCCGTATCATACAATAAACAGATAA
- the metG gene encoding methionine--tRNA ligase produces MSKKPYYLTTAIAYTSSKPHIGNTFEIVLADSFARFKRMQGYDVRFQTGTDEHGQKIELKAKEADISPKEYVDNFAVEIKRICDLMNTTYDKFIRTTDEYHEKQVQKIFKKLYEQGDIYKGHYEGMYCTPCEAFFTASQLVDGKCPDCGRECHPAKEEAYFLKLSKYADRLIKHINEHPEFIQPESRKNEMMNNFLLPGLQDLCVSRTSFKWGIPVDFDDKHVVYVWLDALSNYITGLGFDVDGNNDELFNKYWPADLHLIGKDILRFHTIYWPIMLMAMDIPLPKQVFGHPWLLMGSGKMSKSKGNVIYADELVDIFGVDAVRYYVLHDMPFDNDGVISWELVTERINSDLANVLGNLVNRVIAMSNKYFSGVVNNSNVREEIDNELIELTLKTPETVVEKMDKLRVADALSEIFSLFKRCNKYIDETMPWILAKDEDKKPRLETVLYNLVESIVTGASLLEAFMPETAQKIVAQLNTGIRPIEDMKVYGQYKSGTKVTDTPEILFLRLDIKDILEKAGQKDEPETTPAPVAEEKNENVIEIEPKEEIAYDDFTKMQFQVGEIVECAEVPKSKKLLCSQVKIGGQIRQIVSGIKKHYTPEQMVGKKVMVLVNLKPVKLAGVLSEGMLLCAEDENGELALMVPEKPMPSGAEIR; encoded by the coding sequence ATGTCAAAAAAACCTTATTATTTGACTACGGCTATTGCATACACATCCAGTAAACCTCACATAGGTAATACTTTTGAAATAGTATTGGCTGATAGTTTTGCAAGATTTAAAAGAATGCAGGGGTACGATGTACGTTTTCAGACCGGGACTGATGAGCATGGTCAGAAAATAGAGCTGAAAGCCAAGGAAGCCGATATCAGCCCCAAGGAATACGTTGATAACTTTGCTGTAGAGATAAAGCGTATCTGTGATTTAATGAATACAACATATGATAAATTCATACGTACAACCGATGAATATCACGAAAAGCAGGTTCAGAAAATTTTCAAGAAGCTTTATGAGCAGGGAGATATTTATAAGGGACACTATGAAGGAATGTACTGTACTCCATGTGAAGCATTTTTTACTGCTTCACAGCTAGTGGACGGCAAATGCCCGGATTGCGGAAGGGAATGTCATCCTGCAAAAGAGGAGGCTTATTTCCTGAAGCTTAGTAAATATGCGGATCGTTTGATTAAGCATATTAATGAACATCCTGAATTTATTCAGCCTGAGTCCAGAAAAAATGAAATGATGAACAACTTTTTACTGCCGGGACTACAGGACTTGTGTGTTTCAAGAACCTCATTCAAATGGGGAATTCCTGTAGACTTTGATGACAAGCATGTTGTATATGTGTGGCTTGATGCACTGAGCAACTATATTACAGGCTTGGGCTTTGATGTTGACGGAAATAATGATGAATTATTTAATAAATATTGGCCTGCGGATTTACATCTGATAGGCAAGGATATTTTAAGGTTCCATACAATCTATTGGCCTATTATGCTTATGGCTATGGATATTCCGCTTCCCAAGCAGGTATTTGGTCATCCGTGGCTGCTGATGGGCAGTGGCAAGATGAGTAAATCAAAGGGAAATGTAATATATGCCGATGAACTGGTTGACATTTTCGGAGTAGATGCAGTCAGATACTACGTTCTTCATGATATGCCCTTTGATAATGATGGTGTAATTTCCTGGGAATTGGTTACTGAACGTATAAATTCAGACTTAGCCAATGTACTTGGCAATCTGGTTAACCGTGTAATTGCTATGAGCAACAAGTATTTTTCAGGTGTTGTAAATAATTCAAATGTGAGGGAAGAAATCGACAATGAACTCATTGAATTAACCCTAAAAACACCTGAAACAGTAGTTGAAAAAATGGATAAATTGAGAGTTGCAGATGCACTTTCAGAGATATTTTCATTATTTAAACGCTGTAATAAATATATTGATGAAACAATGCCTTGGATACTTGCAAAGGACGAAGACAAAAAGCCAAGGCTGGAAACAGTATTGTACAATCTGGTAGAAAGCATTGTGACCGGAGCAAGCTTATTGGAAGCATTCATGCCTGAGACTGCACAAAAGATAGTTGCCCAGTTAAATACAGGTATCAGGCCAATAGAGGATATGAAGGTTTACGGACAATACAAATCAGGAACAAAGGTTACTGATACACCTGAAATTCTGTTTTTAAGATTGGATATAAAGGATATACTGGAAAAAGCAGGGCAAAAAGACGAACCTGAAACAACTCCTGCACCTGTTGCGGAAGAAAAAAATGAAAATGTCATAGAGATTGAACCAAAGGAAGAAATCGCCTATGATGATTTTACAAAAATGCAATTCCAGGTTGGCGAAATAGTGGAATGTGCAGAGGTTCCAAAATCCAAGAAGTTATTATGCTCACAGGTAAAAATAGGTGGACAGATAAGACAGATAGTTTCAGGTATAAAGAAACATTATACGCCGGAACAGATGGTTGGTAAAAAGGTAATGGTACTGGTAAATCTCAAGCCTGTAAAGCTGGCGGGAGTTTTGTCCGAGGGTATGTTACTGTGTGCAGAGGATGAAAATGGAGAACTTGCACTTATGGTACCTGAAAAGCCAATGCCATCGGGTGCGGAAATAAGATAA
- a CDS encoding kelch repeat-containing protein gives MKRVISALIAIVFIIVSLFSGITNVLAQENMDNTINSGVNWLMSSQNSDGSWGETAETKARITSKVVEILKKYDLNNQNSQLGINWLTSNSPKNNTDLARYLAVSGFENADKIAELVSSQAEFGGWGTVNGGATDNLTTCLVASVLMKQDVYTKEVTKAAYNLLSNQNPDGSWGMIKGENTGSVEMTGLVRSFLTEYQSRTRINMSVELQKACDWLVSHRYADKSWGSIEASCLAFLGLCKDKPELVSTMPDYFMSKQASNGSWNNNPYDTALAIDVLYKEKSQLTAAINDIKLYSNGVATETFSPKDQVEIVPEYTGRNVQVYATVITPDGLRINLSPNAIRGFSWNSSMSTEGTYQAEVVLKDSQGEIKEIKSKQFNIKPVLEIRECEIEITPGACIINKPVKPQLDFYINCSAANINKPVKATVSVFDTNGYEIYTQEATSILKTGENTIPLGSFLPVVAQPSEYKVKAVLYYDGKELFTRSDSFQVLDTVSSTYTTNADFDLGALKGVNHTEVPDQLQLNKYAEVFPYIWIANATEGTVSKLDTRTGREVARYRTGSSSGTNPSRTAVDKDGNCWVGNRSTGSVTKIAMTGGIDKNKNGKIDTSTDLDGNGKIDANEILPWGQDEAILAYAPVGNNSDCWPRALAIDKKGRIWVGLYYEKRYVVLNPEDGSFTGISVSTVSNPYGATIDKDGVLWSSGNGTPLRIDSLDTNTNTFLKSYDVGKGPYGIVVDKNGIVWAACPTKDSNDRSALIRLNPSTGAYTYHYGNGNIGRGVAVDRDGNIWMACSGNNWVDKFDSTGKYLSSVNIGDNGGSVPIGVGVDSEGYIWVTCQSSNNTFKIDTTGKIIGKYAVGAGPYTYSDMTGYNLQNVTAHDGTWVVTHDGGNEQNTWSSVSWDQDTPENTAIAVSVKAANTIEELTGKTSTAISNGMPISNVSGRFLMIEAKLSTANSTSPVLKELRIEGKKGVLTANAGEDINVKALLGAIDADVTLDGSKSSDPDGNKLIYKWSWNNGTQTAEGIQPTIKLPVGTTEVSLVVNNGFRDSEPDTIKVTVTEFSVPDDIPQKPENLKAEVTGGTEIYVSWSPSLNSTFYELEVDGDIINTKDVTNYLHGGLIPGSTHQYKVRAVNSKGFSDWTDMIIASTIDYAAEIDRILKEVEAKLPNLRSSEIIQQTQNLLDSAKNLMPKVSAGPVKESLQVRINKAQDVIIVAGIDVKLTVLENMLPNISSLEPIKKALDEVQLDVNNLPARLDNERNQFQTRIDEILKHFSNQWYSEPVMQSSKSKAAVINVNGKIYAIGGIESDGVLSDTIEEFNPQTKTWTTKTSMPGGPRQGMAVASIDGNIYVIGGKVGSQNLGLVEMYDTVTDKWTKKADMPTMRQGAVAAAVNGKIYVIGGSNSTRYFRIVEEYDPVSNKWSTVTKALMPTARDTAGVAVVNGEIYVVGGFNSTNRFLNCVESYNPVADKWETKTSLQVPRRALGVCQLNNIIYAIGGYNNEGDLGVVEVFDPVTGEWKLKTEMSMKRSYLSIVPINSSIYAIGGTNNGKPVNTVEQFIP, from the coding sequence ATGAAAAGAGTTATAAGTGCTTTAATAGCCATAGTTTTTATAATTGTAAGTTTATTTTCAGGAATTACAAATGTACTGGCTCAGGAGAATATGGACAATACTATTAATTCTGGCGTGAACTGGCTTATGTCCAGCCAGAATAGTGACGGTTCATGGGGCGAAACTGCAGAAACAAAAGCCAGAATTACGTCTAAGGTTGTTGAAATCTTAAAAAAATATGACTTAAATAATCAAAACAGTCAATTAGGAATCAATTGGCTAACTAGCAACTCACCGAAGAACAACACAGATCTGGCCAGATACTTAGCCGTTTCCGGCTTTGAAAATGCCGATAAAATAGCCGAATTGGTTAGTTCACAGGCTGAGTTTGGAGGTTGGGGAACTGTAAACGGAGGTGCTACAGATAATCTGACTACATGTCTGGTTGCATCTGTTTTGATGAAACAGGACGTCTACACTAAAGAAGTAACAAAGGCAGCCTATAATTTGCTGTCAAATCAGAATCCCGACGGAAGCTGGGGTATGATCAAAGGTGAAAACACAGGCAGTGTAGAAATGACAGGATTAGTAAGGTCTTTTTTGACAGAATATCAAAGCAGGACAAGAATTAATATGTCAGTAGAACTGCAAAAGGCTTGCGATTGGCTCGTTTCCCACAGATATGCGGACAAAAGCTGGGGGAGTATAGAAGCCAGTTGCTTGGCATTTTTGGGTCTTTGTAAGGATAAGCCGGAACTTGTAAGTACCATGCCCGATTACTTTATGAGTAAGCAGGCTTCAAACGGCAGTTGGAATAACAATCCGTACGATACGGCTCTTGCCATTGATGTGCTATATAAAGAAAAGTCTCAATTGACAGCTGCCATTAATGACATAAAACTTTATTCAAACGGTGTTGCCACTGAAACTTTTTCTCCAAAAGATCAGGTTGAAATAGTACCTGAATATACAGGACGCAACGTCCAGGTTTATGCCACAGTAATTACCCCGGACGGATTAAGAATTAATCTTTCACCAAATGCAATAAGAGGATTTTCCTGGAACAGCTCAATGAGCACAGAAGGGACTTATCAGGCTGAAGTTGTACTCAAAGATAGTCAGGGAGAAATAAAGGAAATTAAATCAAAACAATTTAACATTAAACCAGTATTAGAAATAAGAGAGTGCGAAATAGAAATAACTCCCGGTGCATGTATTATAAACAAGCCTGTTAAACCGCAGTTGGATTTTTATATAAATTGCAGTGCAGCCAATATAAATAAACCTGTCAAGGCAACTGTTAGCGTATTTGATACAAACGGCTATGAAATATATACACAAGAAGCTACTTCTATTTTAAAAACAGGTGAAAATACCATTCCACTTGGAAGTTTTTTGCCTGTTGTTGCACAACCATCAGAATATAAAGTAAAGGCAGTGTTGTATTATGATGGGAAGGAACTCTTTACCAGAAGTGATTCTTTCCAAGTACTTGATACGGTGAGTTCCACTTATACAACAAACGCAGATTTTGATTTGGGAGCTTTAAAAGGTGTTAATCATACTGAAGTGCCTGACCAACTGCAGTTGAACAAGTACGCTGAAGTTTTCCCATATATCTGGATTGCCAATGCTACCGAGGGAACAGTATCAAAACTTGATACAAGGACAGGCAGGGAAGTTGCCCGCTATCGCACAGGTAGTTCAAGCGGTACAAACCCATCTCGTACCGCAGTTGATAAGGATGGTAACTGTTGGGTAGGTAACAGAAGTACCGGCTCGGTTACCAAGATAGCAATGACAGGTGGTATAGATAAAAATAAAAACGGTAAGATCGATACGTCTACTGATCTTGATGGAAATGGCAAAATAGATGCTAATGAAATTCTTCCATGGGGACAGGACGAAGCGATTCTTGCGTATGCCCCAGTAGGAAATAATTCTGATTGCTGGCCAAGAGCTTTAGCAATAGACAAAAAGGGGAGAATATGGGTTGGATTATATTACGAAAAGAGATATGTTGTGCTGAATCCCGAAGACGGAAGTTTTACCGGGATATCAGTAAGTACAGTGTCTAATCCATACGGTGCTACCATAGACAAGGATGGAGTTTTATGGTCATCAGGAAACGGAACTCCATTAAGAATTGACAGTTTGGATACTAATACAAATACTTTCTTAAAAAGTTACGATGTGGGAAAAGGTCCTTATGGAATAGTTGTTGATAAAAATGGAATCGTTTGGGCTGCCTGTCCAACTAAAGATAGCAACGATAGAAGTGCATTAATAAGGCTTAACCCTAGTACGGGGGCATATACATACCATTATGGAAATGGAAATATAGGCAGGGGAGTTGCTGTAGACAGAGACGGCAACATATGGATGGCATGTTCAGGAAACAACTGGGTTGATAAATTTGACTCCACAGGGAAATACCTTTCATCCGTAAATATAGGTGACAACGGGGGTTCGGTTCCCATAGGAGTAGGTGTTGACAGTGAAGGATACATATGGGTAACCTGCCAGAGCTCAAACAATACTTTTAAAATTGATACCACTGGCAAAATAATAGGCAAATATGCTGTAGGTGCAGGACCATATACATATAGTGATATGACAGGCTATAACCTTCAAAATGTCACTGCTCATGACGGTACCTGGGTTGTTACACATGATGGTGGAAACGAACAAAACACATGGTCAAGTGTTTCATGGGACCAGGATACTCCTGAAAATACTGCTATAGCAGTAAGTGTAAAGGCCGCAAATACTATTGAAGAACTTACAGGAAAAACATCTACAGCTATATCAAACGGAATGCCTATTTCAAATGTAAGCGGACGTTTTTTAATGATAGAGGCAAAACTAAGTACTGCAAACTCGACTAGTCCTGTACTCAAGGAATTGAGAATTGAAGGTAAAAAGGGTGTTCTGACAGCTAATGCCGGTGAGGATATAAACGTTAAGGCTTTACTGGGAGCTATTGATGCAGATGTAACCCTTGATGGTTCAAAATCAAGTGACCCTGACGGAAACAAGCTTATATATAAATGGAGTTGGAATAACGGAACTCAAACTGCAGAGGGTATCCAGCCAACAATAAAATTACCTGTTGGAACTACCGAAGTTTCTCTTGTAGTTAATAATGGGTTCAGAGATTCGGAGCCGGATACGATAAAGGTAACTGTTACTGAATTTTCGGTGCCTGATGATATACCTCAAAAACCGGAGAATTTGAAAGCGGAAGTAACTGGAGGTACGGAGATATATGTTTCATGGTCACCATCACTAAATTCAACTTTTTACGAACTGGAAGTTGATGGGGATATTATTAATACTAAGGATGTAACTAATTATCTTCATGGGGGTCTTATTCCAGGAAGTACCCACCAATATAAAGTGAGGGCAGTTAATTCAAAAGGCTTCAGTGACTGGACAGATATGATTATTGCTTCAACAATAGACTATGCTGCTGAAATAGACCGTATTTTAAAAGAAGTAGAAGCAAAGCTACCTAACTTAAGATCTTCTGAAATAATTCAACAGACTCAAAATCTCCTTGATTCTGCTAAAAATCTGATGCCTAAAGTAAGTGCTGGCCCGGTAAAAGAATCTTTGCAGGTAAGAATAAATAAGGCACAGGATGTAATTATTGTTGCAGGAATTGACGTTAAATTAACTGTGTTGGAAAATATGCTGCCTAATATAAGCTCATTGGAACCTATAAAGAAGGCATTGGATGAAGTTCAGCTTGACGTTAATAATCTACCTGCACGTTTGGACAATGAAAGAAATCAATTCCAGACCAGAATAGATGAAATTTTAAAACATTTTTCTAATCAGTGGTATTCAGAACCAGTCATGCAATCTTCTAAGAGCAAGGCGGCTGTAATTAATGTAAACGGGAAAATTTATGCAATTGGTGGAATTGAGAGTGACGGTGTCCTTTCAGATACCATTGAGGAATTTAATCCTCAAACAAAAACCTGGACAACCAAAACAAGTATGCCCGGTGGGCCAAGACAGGGTATGGCAGTTGCTTCAATAGACGGAAACATATATGTAATAGGTGGTAAAGTAGGTTCACAAAACTTAGGGCTTGTTGAAATGTATGATACCGTTACAGATAAATGGACAAAGAAAGCAGATATGCCTACAATGAGACAGGGAGCCGTGGCTGCAGCTGTAAATGGTAAAATCTATGTAATAGGTGGAAGCAATAGTACAAGATATTTTAGAATTGTTGAGGAGTATGATCCTGTTAGTAACAAATGGTCAACCGTTACCAAGGCTCTTATGCCTACAGCGAGAGATACCGCAGGAGTTGCTGTTGTAAACGGGGAAATATACGTAGTAGGAGGATTCAACTCTACAAATAGATTTTTAAACTGTGTTGAAAGTTATAATCCCGTAGCAGACAAATGGGAAACAAAAACTTCTTTGCAGGTTCCAAGACGTGCTCTGGGAGTTTGCCAGCTTAATAACATTATATATGCAATAGGCGGTTACAATAACGAGGGAGACCTGGGAGTTGTTGAAGTTTTTGATCCGGTAACAGGCGAATGGAAGCTAAAGACTGAAATGTCTATGAAGAGAAGTTATTTATCCATCGTACCTATCAATAGTTCAATTTATGCAATAGGTGGAACAAATAACGGAAAGCCTGTAAACACCGTGGAGCAGTTTATACCATAA
- a CDS encoding transcriptional regulator, whose translation MVESGKEFIMENVLSLRKKMTQRQLDDEMEKIGEFLQSNGATQAGPIVTVTFSIETKNEEPLLDMEILVPMDKELELSGDYVFKPLFRVTNAVYARHKGNPADLQRTYNEMLLFIQENDLQQITVGYNVLINEPMPGLTIDDMIIDVYIGINPNLL comes from the coding sequence ATGGTAGAATCAGGTAAAGAGTTTATAATGGAAAATGTTCTGTCTCTTAGAAAAAAGATGACTCAGAGACAATTAGACGACGAAATGGAGAAAATAGGAGAGTTTCTTCAAAGTAATGGTGCAACTCAAGCCGGGCCCATAGTTACGGTAACTTTTTCAATCGAAACAAAAAATGAAGAACCTTTATTGGATATGGAAATACTTGTGCCAATGGATAAGGAGTTGGAACTATCGGGTGACTACGTATTTAAACCTTTATTTAGGGTAACAAATGCAGTGTATGCAAGGCACAAAGGCAATCCGGCTGATTTGCAGAGGACATACAACGAAATGCTTTTATTTATCCAGGAAAATGATTTGCAGCAGATAACAGTAGGGTACAATGTTCTTATTAATGAACCAATGCCCGGGCTGACCATTGATGATATGATTATCGACGTCTACATAGGAATAAATCCAAATCTTCTTTAA